One part of the Armatimonadota bacterium genome encodes these proteins:
- a CDS encoding ATPase, T2SS/T4P/T4SS family → MEELISAVVEEMAKEFDPLTARAQRDRVRARAGEVLSQVAAALGVFVPTGQRLAVLEAVVSRIAGYGFMDDLLPPRRTDIVEIAINPDGTVWVLSKSGRRFEKVDVRPTPEEVARVLDAIFGPQGRALTEATPDVDGRLPRTPDNPGGGRVKALHPVLVGGGKYPAVSVRLFEPRPVRTEQLVRWGAGPEELFADLIAAVRGKLRVMVAGGTATGKTTLLSALANDGIDREERVVKIEDPEEIFLDLPNVVTIEARHAPPGSVVKPYTIADGVNAAMRMRPDRLIVGEVRTGDAALALFRAQMSDHPGLTTFHAESPQAAVHRLAVIMFSDAGVRMEAAKNLFAQAVDIYVQLGYDERGQRRILGVWEVAPELRGGDVAFTPIWLRQDGALKKVGTISRRRQ, encoded by the coding sequence ATGGAAGAGCTGATCTCCGCCGTGGTGGAGGAGATGGCAAAGGAGTTCGACCCCCTCACGGCCCGCGCCCAACGGGACCGCGTGCGGGCGCGGGCGGGGGAGGTGCTCTCCCAGGTGGCGGCCGCGTTAGGTGTCTTCGTCCCCACCGGCCAGCGGCTGGCCGTTCTGGAGGCCGTGGTCTCCCGGATCGCGGGCTACGGCTTCATGGATGATCTCCTGCCTCCCCGGCGCACGGATATCGTCGAGATCGCCATCAACCCCGACGGAACGGTTTGGGTGCTCTCCAAATCCGGCCGGCGCTTCGAGAAGGTCGATGTCCGCCCGACCCCGGAGGAGGTGGCGCGGGTTTTGGATGCCATCTTCGGCCCCCAGGGGCGGGCTCTCACCGAGGCGACCCCGGATGTCGATGGGCGCCTCCCCCGCACGCCGGACAACCCCGGCGGGGGGCGGGTCAAGGCCCTCCATCCGGTTCTCGTAGGGGGTGGGAAATACCCGGCGGTGAGCGTTCGGTTGTTCGAGCCCAGGCCGGTGCGGACGGAGCAGCTGGTCCGCTGGGGAGCAGGGCCGGAGGAGCTTTTCGCGGACCTTATCGCCGCCGTGCGGGGGAAGCTCCGCGTGATGGTCGCTGGGGGGACGGCGACCGGGAAAACAACCCTTCTTTCCGCCCTCGCCAACGACGGCATCGACAGGGAGGAGCGGGTGGTCAAAATCGAGGATCCCGAGGAGATCTTCCTGGATTTGCCGAATGTGGTGACGATTGAGGCCCGCCACGCCCCGCCCGGGTCGGTGGTCAAGCCCTACACCATCGCCGATGGGGTCAACGCCGCCATGCGGATGCGGCCCGATCGACTGATCGTCGGGGAGGTCCGGACCGGGGATGCGGCCCTCGCCCTGTTCCGGGCCCAGATGTCGGATCACCCGGGGCTGACCACCTTCCACGCCGAAAGCCCCCAGGCGGCGGTTCATCGGCTGGCGGTCATTATGTTTTCGGACGCCGGCGTCCGGATGGAGGCCGCGAAAAATCTCTTCGCCCAGGCGGTGGACATCTACGTCCAGCTGGGATACGACGAGCGGGGTCAACGGCGGATCCTGGGGGTCTGGGAAGTGGCTCCCGAGCTGCGCGGGGGGGATGTGGCTTTCACCCCCATCTGGCTCCGGCAGGACGGGGCGCTCAAGAAAGTGGGGACGATCTCTCGGAGGCGGCAATGA
- a CDS encoding A24 family peptidase: MAVEVLRGIVLVLSIPAAYFDWRWRRIPNFLSLPALAAGLLAFVLSGGDPLAVLAALVIFSAWSFGWIGGGDTKLLMAYGLAFGPWPPALAAGLAGFFALLLRRSVPGAIFAIPALGIWRLWGS, encoded by the coding sequence ATGGCGGTGGAGGTTCTGCGTGGGATCGTCCTTGTCCTCTCCATTCCGGCCGCCTATTTCGATTGGCGGTGGCGTCGGATCCCCAACTTCCTCTCCCTGCCAGCTCTCGCGGCCGGCCTTCTGGCCTTCGTCTTGAGCGGAGGGGATCCCCTCGCCGTTTTGGCGGCGCTGGTCATCTTCTCCGCCTGGAGCTTTGGGTGGATTGGCGGGGGGGATACCAAGCTTTTGATGGCCTACGGACTGGCCTTCGGCCCCTGGCCGCCGGCCCTGGCGGCCGGGCTGGCCGGATTTTTCGCCCTCCTCCTCCGTCGGTCGGTGCCGGGGGCGATCTTTGCCATCCCGGCCCTGGGGATCTGGCGCCTTTGGGGATCTTGA
- a CDS encoding Flp family type IVb pilin, with protein sequence MLREFLIDERGDITQNAVFLAVLIILTIAALRLLGGNIRDLFNRIAGIVANPTQ encoded by the coding sequence ATGCTGCGGGAGTTCCTGATTGACGAACGTGGGGATATCACTCAAAACGCCGTGTTCCTCGCCGTCCTCATCATCCTCACCATCGCCGCCCTGCGGCTCCTGGGCGGCAACATCCGGGATCTCTTCAACCGTATCGCTGGGATTGTAGCCAACCCCACTCAGTAG